In the genome of Methylococcus sp. EFPC2, the window TATTACGATACCCGAGACGCGTCGGGGAATCCCATTGCCGTCAACCAGGCCCTTGAGCCTACGGGCAGGCTAAGCCGACGCTGGTTTGCACAGGAGAGTAATTATTCGGTCAGCGGCAATTACCTTGCAGATCAGGTCAATCGGCTAAACCAACTCCCCCATCGCTATAGTACCAAGGGTGGGGCATTGAATCTGTCGTGGGACGTAGCTAACCATACTCTCAGTTCGATCACCGCCTATAGGGATTACTATTTTGATGCCGGTAGCGGACCGAATACCGTGTTTGACATCGATCGTACCCGCTCCGCCGGTCACGTCGAATACGAACAATACAGCCAAGAATTCAAGCTGAGGTCACAATCGGGTGGTTTCGTCGATTACCAGACCGGAGTTTATCTGTACAGAAACTACATGCCCGAGCGGTGGAGCCAAAACAGATACGGCTCCGATGCCGGGGCTTACTATGCCACTGTTGATCAATATAATCGGCTGGATGCCGACGGCAATGGGCGGTACCTGATGCTGAACTCGATAGACCGGCTATTTACCAAGACCAAAGATGTTCTTCGTAATGAAAGCGTGGCGGGTTATGGCAATATCAATTTCCACCTGTCCGAACCGTTGACGATCAACGCTGGCTTGCGTCTGACGAGCGAAGATCGCCGGACTAGTTCGCTGCGCCGAATCGAAGATCAGGGTTTTGGTGCGGAGTTGAATCCGGCATCGCGGAATAATGTGCAATTGGGCGGATTCAACAGTAATGCGAAAGGGGGACTTACGAGCAACTCGGCGGAGCAATTAGCCCTGGCCAATTTAGTCGCGCAGAAATACTTTAAGCAGTCTTCCTACGCGAAACTAACCGACGCACAAAAGCAACAGGTGGCGGACGCCAAAGCGATACGTCTCGCTCGGTTGGGCGGACTTTATCAAAACACGGACGCCGAACCGTTTGAGAAGGTGCTGCCGACCGCGACGTTCAGCCCCATCTACAAGTTTAACGAGAACCACACGGCTTATTTCACTTATCAACACGGCGAAAAAGCAGGCATTTCGCAAGTCGTCGGCGCGACCGTCAATGGAGGCAAGTCAGCGCCCGCCAAGGAAGAGATAAGCAATAGCTTTGAGCTGGGGTTCAGGTCGTCTCTGTTCAATCGCTCCCTGTTCGTCGCTGCCGATGTCTTCTTCACCAAAATCGACGATTATCTCCAGCCGATGTATTTCGAAGACCAGGCGCAAACCCTCGTGAACAACGATGGCAAGATTGCTTATACCAGTGGCTTGGGCAATGTGCCTGAGGTTCATACCAAAGGGGTGGAGCTGGATCTTACCTATTCCGGGATTGAATATACTACCTTGCGCTTTGCCGGGGCCTACAACGATGCCCGCTACGAAGATTTCAAATTCTTGGCCAAGCCTCTGGAACTTGGCGGCAGCTCGATACCCTATTACGACGCGAGCGGTAAAACCTTGCCCGGCGCGCCCAAGTTTACGTTCAATCTCAACGCCAACTATGCGCGGCCGATATCCGATAGCCTCGACTTTCATGCCAACGTCAATTATCGGTTCACCTCCAGCTATAATAACGACCCATCGCTGTCCCGTTATGCCATGGTGGACCCTTACGGTATAACCGATGTCGCGATCGGATTTGGCCGACGGGACAGGCTCGTCGATGCAAGCTTGATTGTGAATAACCTCTTCGATACCGACTACGGCTTCAATGCGAACTGGAACACCTATGTTCCCAGTCTGCCGCGGTGGGTAGGTTTCATGGTGAGCACCAAGCTTTGAGTTCGGGGGGTAGGTCCCGGCGCGACGCGAGAAGCGCTGATTGCAGTCATATCCCGCCGTTGCCCCGGTGTCGGCCGGCGAAATGTCAGGGACGGCCGCAGGGAGGCAACGCCGGCTTCGCTTAGCTTTGACAGAAATTGTTCCGAGTCGGTATCATTTGTCGATTATGTTCGACCATTTGCCCGAGTTCGTCGATCCCACGGTCATGGCGGAAAAGCAGCGCCGGTTCTCGGGCGCCTTGCCTTTCGCCCGCATGGCGCGCCTGGTGGACGCCGTCGCGAACCGGGACGGTTCTGCGGCATTCGAGCTTGGTTTCGCCAAAGAAGGCCGGCATGTGACCGTAACGGGCCGGGTCAGGGCGGAACTGGCACTGATTTGCCAGTGCTGTTTGGCGCCGATGAGCGTGAACGTCGATGTGGCCGTGAGCCTCGCCGTCGCACGCACCGTCGACGAGGCGAATCTGCTCCCCGAGCGCTACGAGGCGCTGATGCTCGAAGACGACAAGGTCTCTCTGGTCGAGTTGGTCGAGGACGAGTTGCTGCTGGCGGTTCCCTCGGTGCCCCAGCATGAGTCCTGCGTGTCGGCCATTCAGAAAGCGCAGGAGCCGGAGCCGGCCCCGCCGGTCGAGGCACGCAAGAATCCGTTCGCGGTATTGGCAGAGTTAAAGAAAACGCATTAATTACACCGGAGTTAGCTATGGCTGTTCAACAGAATCGTAAAACCCGTTCCAAGCGCGGCATGCGCCGTTCTCACGATGCGCTGAGCGCGAGCGCGCTGTCCATCGAGCCGACCACCGGCGAAACCCATCTGCGTCACCATGTGAGCCCCGAAGGCTATTATCGTGGCCGCAAAGTCGTAGACGTCAAAGGCGAAACCATCTCTGAAGAATAAGCGCGGGCTTTCTGCCCCGCTTCCGCTTCGCGTCCATCCCGCCCGTCCATCCTGTGTGTGCGACGGGCGTTTCCGATCTCGAATTCATAATGCTCAACCCTGTTGATTGCTTACGGAGCGTCGCATGAGCGACAGTTTGGTCATCGCGCTCGACGCCATGGGCGGTGATCACGGGCCCAGTGTCGTGGTGCCCGCCGCGCTTGATTGCCTGGAGGCGAATCACCGCCTCAATCTGATACTGGTCGGCGACGAGACGACGCTGAAATCCGTTCTGGCCGGTGCCGGGAGTCGGTTTGGTGATCGTCTGCGCATCCACCATGCCTCCGAGCAGGTGGAGATGCACGAATCCCCGTCCAAGGCCTTGCGCAACAAGAAAGATTCGTCCATGCGCGTGGCTATCAATCTGGTCAAGGAGGGCGTGGCCGGGGCCTGCGTCAGCGCCGGTAATACCGGGGCGCTGATGGCCATCGCCAAGTTCGTCCTGAAAACTATCCCCGGTGTGGACAGGCCGGCGATTATCGCTACCGTGCCCTCGCATGCGGGACACACCCACATGCTCGATTTGGGGGCGAACGTCGATTGTACCGCCGAGCATCTGCGCCAGTTCGCGGTGATGGGTTACGAGTTGGTGCGAGCCGTGGAAGACAACCCCAATCCCACGGTTGGCCTGCTCAATATCGGCGAGGAAGAAATCAAGGGCAACGAACAGGTCAAGCAGGCGGCCAAGCTGATCGCGGAGTCCCACATCAACTTCATTGGTTATGTGGAAGGCAACGATATCTATACCGGCGATGTGGACATCGTGGTGACCGACGGTTTCATCGGCAACGTGGCCCTGAAGAGCAGCGAAGGCTTGGCCAAGATGATAGGTCAGGAAATGAAGGACGCTTTCCAGAAAAATTGGCTGACCCGCATCGCCGGGCTCGTGGCACTGCCGGTGCTGCGTTCCATACGGCGCAAGTTCGACCCCCGCCAATATAACGGCGCCAGCCTCGTGGGCTTGCGCGGCATCGTGGTCAAGAGCCATGGCAATGCCGATCGACTCGCCGTCGCGCGCGCCATCCATATCGCCGAGCTGGAAATAGAAAAAGACGTCCCCCGGCGCATAGGCGAGCGGGTCGAGGAGATCTTTGCCGAGAGGACAAACGCGTGACCCGATATGCCCGCATCACCGGCACCGGCGGCTACCTGCCCGCCGAGGTCAAAACCAACGATGACATCGCGCAAACGGTGGATACTTCGGACGAGTGGATATTCGAGCGTACCGGGATACGCTCGCGCCATATCGCCGCCCCAGACGAAACGGCTTCCGCCATGGCGGAGATCGCGTCGCGCCAAGCCATGGAAGCCGCTGGTGTCGGTCCCGAGGACATCGATCTGATCATACTGGGGACCAGCACCCCCGATCGCATCTTCCCCAGTACGGCCTGTTTGCTGCAACAGCGTTTGGGGGTCCGTCAAGGTGCCGCCTTCGACGTGCAGGCCGCCTGTTCGGGTTTCATATTCGCCTTGAGCATCGCCGATCAGTATGTGCGCACGGGTACCGCCAAGCGCGCCCTCGTGGTCGGAAGCGAGCTGAATTCGCGCGTGGTCGACTGGAACGATCGGGCCACCTGCATCCTCTTCGGCGACGGGGCGGGCGCGGTGGTGCTGGAAGCGGCCGAGCAGCCCGGCATCCTGAGCACCCACATCCATTCCGACGGCCAGTTCCAGGACTTGTTATACCTACCCAACTCCGATGTCGGCATCGACGACGAGCGCTACATCCAGATGCAGGGTAACGAGGTGTTCAAGGTGGCCGTCAACACGCTAGGCCGCATCGTCGACGATACCCTGGCGGCCAATGGCATGGACAAGTCCGAAGTCGACTGGCTGGTGCCGCATCAGGCCAATATCCGCATCATCGGCGCGACGGCCAAGAAACTGAAACTGCCCATGGATCGGGTCGTAGTGACGATCGAAAACCAGGGCAATACCTCGTCCGCCTCCATTCCCCTGGCGCTCAACGAAGCGATCCGCGATGGGCGCATCCAGCGCGGTCAGGTGGTGCTGATGGAGGCCTTCGGCGGCGGCTTCGCCTGGGGTTCGGCGTTGATACGCTATTGATCCGGGAGTAATCCATGAGTGTGACAGACAACGGCCTGGCTTTCGTTTTTCCCGGCCAGGGTTCGCAATCGGTCGGCATGCTGCAGGAGCTCGCCGCCGAACACGCGGAAGTGCAGGAAACCTACGCGGAAGCCTCCGATGTGCTCGGCTTCGATTTATGGCGGCTGGTTGTAGACGGTCCGGCCGAAGAACTTAACCTCACCGAAAACACCCAGCCCGCCATGTTGGCGGCGGGGGTCGCCGTCTGGCGGGTGTGGCGCAAGGTGAGTGAAGTGGTGCCCGCTTGGTCGGCGGGGCACAGCCTGGGCGAGTACACCGCCTTGGTCTGCGCCGATGCCATCGCTTACCGGGATGCGGTGTCGCTGGTGAGGGAGCGTGCCCGGCTGATGCAGGCGGCGGTCGCGCCGGGAGTGGGCGCGATGGCGGCCATCCTGGGCCTGGACGACCATGTGGTGGTGGAGGTCTGCAGCAGCGTTTCGACGGCCGAGCAGGTCGTGACGCCGGCCAACTTCAATGCGCCCGGCCAGGTTGTCATCGCCGGTCATGCGGCCGCGGTCGAAAAAGCCATCGAAGCCGCCAAGTCTCACGGTGCCAAACGCGCGGTAATCTTGCCGGTGAGTGTGCCTTCACATTGCCCCCTCATGCAGGAGGCCGCGGAAAAATTCCATGCGATCTTGGCCGGCGTCAAGATCGAGAGTCCGGCGATTACCGTCATTCATAATGTCGATGTCGCCCCGCATCCCGCGCCAGAGGTGATCGCCTCTGCCCTGGAAAAACAACTCTACGGCTCGGTGCGCTGGGCGGATTCGGTGCGCTTCATGTACGAGCAGGGCGTGCACCGCTTCGTCGAATGCGGTCCGGGCAAGGTTTTAGCGGGGCTCACCAAGCGCATTGCACCCGAGGCCCGGGCCGAGGCTGTTTTTAGTCCCGATTCCCTGAACAAAGCCCTGGAGCTTGTGAAATGAGTGGACAAATTGCTGTAGTGACCGGCGCCAGCCGTGGCATCGGCCATGCGATCGCCTTGCGGCTGGCCCGCGACGGCTTTACCGTGATCGGCACGGCGACGAGTGAGTCCGGCGCGGACGCTATCGGTGCCGCGTTCGCCAGCGCCGGCCTGCAAGGCCATGGCAAGGTGCTCGACGTTGCGGAACCCGCGTCCATCGAGTCTTTCGTCAAGGCGGTCAGCGACGAATTCGGGCCGGTCACCGTGCTGGTCAACAATGCCGGCATCACGCGCGACAACTTGATGTTGCGCATGAAGGACGAGGAGTGGGACGCCATCATACTGACCAATCTGACCTCGGTTTACCGTTTGAGCAAGGCCTTCCTGAAAGGCATGGTCAAGGCCAGGACCGGTCGCATCGTCAACATCACCTCGGTGGTCGGTGCGACCGGTAATGCCGGTCAAGCGAATTACGCGGCGGCTAAGGCGGGCGTGATAGGTTTCACCAAATCGCTGGCGAAGGAATTGGGTTCGCGCAACATCACGGTCAACGCGGTGGCGCCAGGATTCATCGACACGGATATGACCCGCGACCTGCCCGAGGAACATAAAAAGGCCTTGTTGGGGTCTATTCCCCTGGGGCGTTTGGGTGAGTCCGAGGAAATCGCCGCCGCGGTGGCATTTTTGTCTTCTGCGGAGGCCTCCTATATCACGGGCGAGACGCTGCATGTCAACGGCGGAATGTATATGGCTTGACCGGCGCTCCGTTTCCGCGCTGGCGCTATCGTGGTATCGTACGCGCCGCCGCGTGGAGGCCTACGCGAGGATTTCAAACTGATAAGAAAATCCCGCGAGCGCAGATAAAGCTTGTAATGAGCACATTTCAAATTAAAATTCACCGGCTTTAAATTTACGAGTAACCTTCGAGGAAACAATACAATGAGTGACGTTGCAGAGCGTGTTAAAAAGATCGTTACCGAGCAGTTGGGCGTGAAAGAAGAAGTTTCCAACGAAGCTTCCTTCGTAGACGATCTCGGAGCCGATTCCTTGGACACGGTTGAACTTGTAATGGCTCTGGAAGAAGAATTCGAATGTGAGATCCCGGACGAAGATGCCGAGAAGATCACCACGGTGCAGCAGGCTATCGATTACATCGAAAGCCACAGCTAATAAAACGCCCCGAACGCCCCACCGGATCCCAGATCCGGTGGGGCGCGTTTTTTTGTTTGTAGCAGGGTGCCTATCTTGAGTAAGCGTCGTGTAGTGATCACCGGCCTGGGCATGGTTACGCCCGTGGGCCTGAATGTCGCCGATTCCTGGGACAACGTGTTGAACGGTCGGAGCGGTATCGGCCCGATCGAGCATTTCGACGTATCGGACTTTGCCACGCGTTTCGGTGGTTCGGTTCGCGGCTTTGACGTCAGCCAATACATCGCCGAGAAAGAAGCCAAGAAGATGGATATCTTCATCCATTACGGGCTGGCGGCCGGCAGCCAGGCGATCGAAGACTCCGGGCTCGAAGTGACCGAGGACAATGCCGAACGCATCGGCGTGGTGATCGGATCGGGCATAGGCGGCATCACCGGCATCGAGCACGGTCACGCGGCTTACCAGAAAGGCGGTCCGCGCAAGATCTCGCCGTTCTTCGTGCCGAGCAACATCATCAACATGATATCCGGCAATCTGTCCATCAAATATGGACTGAAAGGACCGAATTTCGCCATCGTTACCGCCTGCGCGACGGCCACCCACAGCATCGGCGATGCCGCGCGCCTGATCGCCTACGGTGATGCCGACGTCATGGTCGCCGGCGGGGCCGAAATGGCGACCTCGCCGACCTCGCTGGGCGGCTTCGCCTCGGCGCGCGCTTTGTCTCGCCGCAACGACGAGCCCACGCGCGCGAGTCGTCCCTGGGATCGGGGCCGCGACGGCTTCGTGCTGAGCGACGGCGCCGGTGTGGTGGTTTTGGAGGAGTTGGAACATGCGCAGAAGCGCGGCGCGCGCATCTACGGGGAGTTGATCGGCTACGGATTGAGCGCCGATGCGTATCACATGACCATGCCGCCGGAGAGCGGGGAAGGGGCTGCGCGCTGCATGAAGTCGGCGCTGCGCGACGCCGGTATCAATTCCGATCAGATCGATTACATCAACGCGCACGGCACCTCGACCCCGGCCGGCGACTTGGCGGAAACCCGCGCGGTTAAAACGGCGTTCGGCGATGCCGCTTACCGTACTCCGGTGAGCTCCACGAAGTCCGTTACCGGTCATTTGCTGGGGGCGGCCGGTGGCATCGAGGCGATATTCTCGGTACTGGCCCTGCGCGACCAGGTCATTCCGCCCACCATCAACCTGGACGATCCGGATCCGGAGTGCGATCTGGATTATGTGCCGCATACCGCCCGCCAGGCCAAGCTGGACATCGTCATGTCCAACTCCTTCGGCTTCGGTGGCACCAACGGCACCCTGATATTCAAGCGTTACGGCTGATCAGCCGGAGTTCGTGCGGGCTCGCTTCGAGCGGCGGCCCGCATTTTCGTCCTGACACGCTCGGTTTTCTCCACCGTTCAACTCCCGTCGGATTGCTTCCAAGGACCACAGCCTTGCCACACGCCGGTTCGGTATTGATCAATGGATTTCCCGAGCGGACCGTAGACATCGCCGATCGCGGCTTTCAATACGGCGATGGAATATTCACCACGCTCGCCGTATCGCGCGGCCTTCCCCTGTTCCTGAGCGAACATCTCGAGCGGCTGCAGCGCGATGCCGTCCGCTTGGGCATGGAATCCCCGGATCCCGAACTCCTGGCCGGGGAAGTCGCCCGGCTGGCGGTGGGCGTGAGCGCAGGCGTCATCAAGATCATCCTGACCCGCGGTTCCGGCGGGCGTGGCTATCGTGTTCCCGTGCCGGCTCAAACGACGCGCGTCGTCAGCCTGCATCCTTATCCCGCAATTCCTTCGAGTAGGGATAGCGTAGGGATTGCCGTGCGCCTATGCCGGTTGCGCCTCGCGGTGCAACCGCGCCTCGCCGGCGTCAAACATTTGAATCGCCTGGAGCAGGTGCTGGCGCGGGCGGAATGGGAAGACGAAACCATCCTGGAAGGGTTGTTGCTGGATGTGGACGGCCATGTCGTGGAGGGTGTCATGAGCAATCTGTTCGTGGTCAAGGACGGTGTCGTGCGCACCCCCTTGCTGGACCGCTGCGGCGTCAGCGGTGTGATGCGGGGCGTGGTCATCCGTTTGGCCACGGCTCTGCATGTGCCGGTCGCCGAGACCCGGCTCGGCCTGGAGGAAATTTACGATGCGGACGAATTGTTCCTGACCAATTCGGTCACCCGCATCCGGCCCATCGGTCGCTTCGAATCCCGCGATTATCGGCCGGGCCCGCTGACGGGACGATTGATCGCGCAACTGGACGCGCACATCGAGAGCGAGATCGCCAGGGCATGCGGCGCCTGACCGGCATCTTCGTCGTTCTGGCCAGCTTTTACTCCGGCTGGCTGTGGATGGATTATCGCGCCTTTCCCGCGCGTCAGGTTGCCAACGCCCAGACGGTCGTCATCGAGATTGCGCGCGGGCGGGGCCTGAAAGCCATCGCCGAACAACTGGAGCAGGCCGGCGTCTTGGATCGCCGGCTATGGTTCACGCTCTACGCCTATGTCCAGGGCGTGGCGGGGAAGCTCAAGGCGGGCGAATATGAGATCCCTGCGGGGCTGGGCCAGACTCAGGTCCTGGACATGCTGGTGGCGGGCAGGGTCAAGCAGTATCCGCTCACCGTCCCGGAAGGCTGGCGTTTTGCCCAGATGCTCGAAGCCATGGACAGGCAAACCGCGTTGCTGCAAAACGTGCGGGAAAAAAGCGGCAAGGATTTGATGACGCTATTGGGCATGCCGGATCACGTGCCCGAAGGCTGGTTTTATCCCGATACCTATTTCTACCATAAAGGCATGGCGGCGCTGGAACTTTTGCGGCTGGCCCAGCGGAAAATGCAAACGATATTGGCGCAGGAGTGGCAGGGCAGGGCGCCCGAACTGCCGCTCGCATCGCCGTACGAAGCCTTGATACTGGCCTCCATCGTCGAGAAGGAAACCGGCCTGGCCGAGGAGAGGCCGAAGATCGCCGGCGTATTCCTGCGCCGGCTGGCCAGGAACATGCCGTTGCAAACCGATCCCACCGTGATCTACGGCATGGGGGACGCCTACCGCGGGAACCTGCGCAAGGAGGACCTGATGCGCGATACGCCCTACAACACCTACGTCCATCACGGCCTGCCGCCGACTCCCATCGCATTACCCGGCCAGCAAGCCATCCGTGCCACCCTGCATCCGGAACCCGGCGAGAGCCTTTATTTCGTGGCGCGGGGTGATGGCGGCCATGTATTTTCCGACACCCTCGATCAGCACAACCGCGCCGTCGAACTCTATCAGCGACATCAGCCATGACACGTGGAAAGTTCATCACCCTGGAAGGCGGCGAAGGCCTGGGCAAGAGCACCAACCTGGCGTTCGTGCGGGATCAGGTCGAAAAGGCCGGCCATCCAGCGATAGCCACGCGGGAGCCGGGTGGAACCCGACTGGGCGAGGCGGTGCGGGCGCTGTTGCTGGGGAGTGATGCCATCGACCCACGGGCCGAACTCCTGTTGCTGTTCGCGGCGCGTGCCCAGCATATCCATGAAGTCATCGAGCCGGCGCTCGCGGCGGGGCATTGGGTGGTCTGCGACCGCTTTACCGACGCCAGCTACGCCTATCAGGGTGCCGGGCGGGGTCTGGAACGGGCTTTCATCGAATCGCTGGAACGGCATGTTCAAGCCGGCCTGAGCCCCGATCTCACCCTCTTGTTCGATGCGCCCGTGGATATCGGTCTGGCGCGCGTGCGGGCCCGCGGGGAGTCCGACCGCTTCGAGCGCGAGCGGGTCGATTTTTTCGAGCGGATACGGGCCGCCTATCTGGATCAGGCGCGGCGGTTTCCCGGGCGGGTGCGGCTGGTCGATGCGTCCCAGCCCCTGGCGTCGGTGCAGGACGCCATCGCCCGTCACCTGAACCCGTGGCTGGGCACATGAGTCTGGCGGACGACCTGCCCTGGCTGGCGCCGGCCTGGCAGCGTCTGATCGCTTATACGGCCAACGATCGCCTGCCCCAGGCCTTGCTGGTCACCGGCAAGCCGGGTTTGGGCAAGATGCGCCTGGCTTTGGCTTTCGCCCAGCGTCTATTGTGCCGATCGCCGTCCGATGAAGCGTGCGGCATTTGCGCGAGTTGCCTGCTTTTTCAGGCCCAGACCCATCCCGACCTGCAACGGGTCGAACCGATCGAGGCCGGCAAACCGATCATCGTCGATCAGATCCGCGGCCTGATCGAAAAACTGGCGCTCGCGCCTCAATATGGCGGGAAGCGGGTGGTCATCATCGCTCCGGCCCAAAGCATGAATATTTCAGCCGCCAACAGCCTCCTGAAAACGCTGGAGGAGCCCGATGCCCATACGCTCATGCTGCTGTTGAGCGATGACCCGCACAGCTTGCCGGCCACGATACTGAGTCGTTGCCAGCGCCTGAACATAGTTCCGCCGACGCGCGATCTGGCGCTGGCCTGGCTGAGTCGCAAAGGCGTGGCGCAGGCCGATGCCTTGCTGACACTGGCCCAAGGCGCGCCGTTGCGGGCACTGGCCCTGGCCGGCGAGGACGCGATCGAGCGCCGCAGCGGTTTTTTCTCGGCTTGGCAAGCCGTAGGGGCGAAGCGGCAGGACCCGCTGAGCGTGGCCGACCGATGGCAACCGTCCAGCACGAAGACGCCGCCGGTGAGCTGCGAGTCGCTGACGGAATGGATGCTGTCCTGGACTCAGGACCTGATCCGCTTACGGGCTGCGTCCGCGCAGGCCGACCTGGATAACCCGGACCTGCGGCCCGGTTTGCAAGCCCTCAGCGAAAAGCTAGACTTGAAGGCGATTTACGCCTTTTTGGATCGCCTCCTGGCGGCGCGGCAAATGCTGACGGGGCAGGTCAACCGCCCCTTGCTGCTCGAAGAGTTGCTGATCCTATGGTCACGTCTGCAACGCCATTGAAACGAGTCATCCCATGAGCGAAGCCACACCCGCACCCAGCCCCATGCGTCAGGGTCTCTTGTCGCTCACCATCCGCGAAAAGAACGCCTTGTATGCCGCCTACATGCCTTTCGTCAAAAACGGCGGCTTGTTCATCCCCACCGGCAAGCCTTATCAACTGGGCGACGAGGTCTTCATGCTGCTCAATCTCATGGATGAGACCGAGCGTATTCCCATCGCCGGCAAAGTTATCTGGATTACGCCCAAGGGTGCAGAAGGCTACCGTTCCACCGGTATCGGCGTGCAGTTCAGCGAACAGGACGGCGGCACGACCCGCAGCCGGATCGAAAATTACCTGGCTGGCGCGGTGGAGTCGGACCGGCCCACGCACACGCTGTGATACCCCGCACTTGCCCAACGGCCCCGTACGGGGCCTTTTCATTTCCAATTTCCTATCATGCTCATCGATTCGCACTGCCATCTCGACCGTCTCGACCTTGCACCCTACGGCCACGATTTTTCCCGCTTCGTCCAGGAAACCCGGGAGGCGGGCGTGGGCCACATGCTCTGCGTTTCCATCAGTCTGGAAGCTTACCCGGCGATGAGGGCGCTGGCGGAAGGGCATGACGCCATCTCGGTATCCGTGGGCGTGCATCCCAACGAAAGGGATTGCCACGAACCCAGCGTGGAAGACCTGGTTGAGAGGGCGACCGACCCGAAAGTGGTGGCCATAGGCGAGACGGGGCTGGACTATTTCCGCAGCGAGGGCGATCTGGCCTGGCAGCATGAGCGCTTCCGCACCCATATCCGTGCCGCGCGGGCGGCCGGCAAGCCGCTCATCATCCACACCCGCGAATCGCGGGAAGATACCTTGCGTATCCTGGAAGAGGAGGGCGCGGCCGAGGTCGGCGGCGTGCTGCATTGTTTCACCGAAGACTGGGAAACCGCCCGCCGCGCCCTGGACCTGAATTTCTACATCTCGTTTTCGGGCATCGTCACCTTCCGCAACGCCGCGCAGATCCAGGATGCCGCGCGCCGGGTGCCAGACGACCGTTTCCTGGTCGAAACCGATTCGCCCTACCTGGCGCCCATACCCCATCGCGGTAAACCCAACTATCCGGCCTATGTCCGCCATGTGGCGGAATTCGTGGCCGATCTGAGGCAAACCCGGTTTGAAACCGTCTGCGAGCTCAGTTCGGAGAACTATCGGCGCTTGTTCGGAACGGCCGCCTGACGCTCCAGGGTTCGTATCCTATTTATCGTGCTTGATGTACTTGAACCGCGGGTCGTCCGGCGTGCCTTCGAAGATGCCGGCGCTTTCGGTTGCGGCATCCCAGCCTAGGACCTCTTCGATTTTTTTGGCCAATAGGAAGTCCCGGTCGGTGACGCCCTTGGCGGCGTGGGTGACCAGTTTCACGATCACGAAGGCGTAGGAAACGGTCAGGTCGGGATGGTGCCAGGCGGTTTCCGCGAGATGGCCCACCGTGTTGACCACCATCAGCGTGGCCTTCCATCCGGCGGTCTTGTATTTCCGCCTTATCCAGCCGTTTTCGTAATACCAGTGCGGCAGTTCTTCCTTCAGCCGTTGCTCGATTTCCGCATCGCTATAAGTCTTGAGGTCTCTACCGCTCATGGCCGGACTCCGGGTTGTTCGGGAAGGGCACAGCTTCGGTCCGCCGCCCGGCGTCTGTCAACGCGCGAGGGACTTTTGCAAATCCAAAGGTAATCCGCGCGCCTGACGCGTCCCCGGCATTCCTCTAGAATGCGGCCAGCGTTTTTGTATTCCGGCGTCGCGCGTTCCGTGCAGCCGGTCCGAACCAACATCGACCATCCGAGACGAGTCCCATGGGCAGGCATTATCTGGAGCATTTGTTCACGCCGCGCAGCATCGCGGTATTCGGCGCCAGTCCGCTGGCGGAAGCAGTCGGCGGACGGGTGT includes:
- a CDS encoding 4a-hydroxytetrahydrobiopterin dehydratase; the encoded protein is MSGRDLKTYSDAEIEQRLKEELPHWYYENGWIRRKYKTAGWKATLMVVNTVGHLAETAWHHPDLTVSYAFVIVKLVTHAAKGVTDRDFLLAKKIEEVLGWDAATESAGIFEGTPDDPRFKYIKHDK
- a CDS encoding TatD family hydrolase, translated to MLIDSHCHLDRLDLAPYGHDFSRFVQETREAGVGHMLCVSISLEAYPAMRALAEGHDAISVSVGVHPNERDCHEPSVEDLVERATDPKVVAIGETGLDYFRSEGDLAWQHERFRTHIRAARAAGKPLIIHTRESREDTLRILEEEGAAEVGGVLHCFTEDWETARRALDLNFYISFSGIVTFRNAAQIQDAARRVPDDRFLVETDSPYLAPIPHRGKPNYPAYVRHVAEFVADLRQTRFETVCELSSENYRRLFGTAA
- a CDS encoding PilZ domain-containing protein; its protein translation is MSEATPAPSPMRQGLLSLTIREKNALYAAYMPFVKNGGLFIPTGKPYQLGDEVFMLLNLMDETERIPIAGKVIWITPKGAEGYRSTGIGVQFSEQDGGTTRSRIENYLAGAVESDRPTHTL
- a CDS encoding DNA polymerase III subunit delta'; translation: MSLADDLPWLAPAWQRLIAYTANDRLPQALLVTGKPGLGKMRLALAFAQRLLCRSPSDEACGICASCLLFQAQTHPDLQRVEPIEAGKPIIVDQIRGLIEKLALAPQYGGKRVVIIAPAQSMNISAANSLLKTLEEPDAHTLMLLLSDDPHSLPATILSRCQRLNIVPPTRDLALAWLSRKGVAQADALLTLAQGAPLRALALAGEDAIERRSGFFSAWQAVGAKRQDPLSVADRWQPSSTKTPPVSCESLTEWMLSWTQDLIRLRAASAQADLDNPDLRPGLQALSEKLDLKAIYAFLDRLLAARQMLTGQVNRPLLLEELLILWSRLQRH